TTGAATTGGTTCAAGGGGATCTTCTTAATCCTGAGGATCTCGCTGGCGTTTTCAAAAGCCATTCCATCGATGCTGTCATTCATTTTGCTGCGCTGATCGCTGTTGGCGAGTCCGTTGAGAGGCCCGATCTTTATTATCGGAACAACGTGGCGGGCACCCTTAATCTTCTTGATGCGATGCGTAAGGCTGGCGTGGATCGGATCGTTTTTTCTTCTACCGCTGCGGTGTTTGGCAATCCTCTGCATGAGTTGATCGACGAGACCCACCCGCTCGGGCCAATCAATCCTTATGGCTGGTCCAAGCGGATGGTTGAGCAAATCCTGTCTGATATGGCGACCGCCTTTGGGCTTCGGTCCGTTGCCTTGCGCTATTTCAATGCAGCCGGTGCCCATCCCAATGGCCTGATTGGTGAAGCGCACCGCACGGAAACCCATCTGGTGCCATTGGTTCTGTTAACCGCGCTTGGCATTCGTGAAAAGCTGTCTGTTTTTGGCAGCGATTACGATACGCGTGATGGCACTTGTATTCGCGACTATATCCATGTGCTTGATCTGGCTTCTGCGCATCTTCTGGCGCTGGATTATATGGATAAGCACGAAGGGGCACATCGTTTCAATCTGGGCAACGGCAACGGCTTTACAAACCTGGAAGTTATTGAAACTGCGAAACGACTGACGAACCGGCCGATACCGTATGAAATGGCGCCAAGGCGAGCAGGCGATTCTGGCACCCTTGTTGCCGATAGCACGCTGGCCAAGACTGAGTTAGGCTGGACGCCAAAATTCGACGCACTGGAAACAATCATCGAAACGGCCTGGCGCTGGCATCATGATCCTAAGTTCGGACCGTTTGCAGGAAAATATTAGGAGCTGACAATGGCTGATGAATTAGTATCCACAGATGCTCCGCATCGAAGATATAACCCGCTTAAGGGCGAGTGGGTGCTTGTTTCGCCCCACCGGAACAAGCGGCCCTGGCAGGGGCAACAGGAAAAACTCGTTATCGAGGAAAAACCGCGCCATGATCCGGGCTGCTATTTGTGCGCTGGTAACACGCGTAATTCGGGTGCCGTGAATCCGGACTATAAGGGGCCCTTTGTTTTTCCGAATGATTTTCCTGCCCTTCTTGAAGATACGCCGGTTGGGGGGACGACAGGCGATCCGCTGTTTCGCGCCGACAATGTGCGCGGCACTGCGCGAGTCATGTGTTTTTCCGAGCGTCATGACCTGACCCTGCCAGAGCTTGCGGTTGAAGATATCCGCAAGGTTGTTGATGTCTGGTCGGAGCAGATCATTGATCTGGGGGCTCATTATGATTGGGTTGCCTTGTTTGAGAATAAGGGCTCTGTCATGGGGTGCTCGCAACCGCATCCGCACGGTCAAATCTGGGCTTCGGATTTCCTGCCCAATGAAGTGGCCATAGAAGACACATATCAGGCGCGATTCTATAAGGAAAATGGCGAGGTTCTGCTGGTTCGCTATGCTGCATCGGAGGTGGAAAAACACGAGCGCATTGTGGTCGAGAATGATGACTGGGTTGCTGTTGTACCCTGGTGGGCAACATGGCCGTTCGAGACATTGCTCTTGCCAAAGCGTCATGTCTTGCGCTTGCCTGATCTGACAGAGGCAGAGCGTAACAATCTGGCGGATGCTCTCAAGCGCCTTTGCACCAAATATGACAATCTGTTTGAGACGGAATTTCCCTATACGATGGGCTGGCACGGCGCGCCGACACGGGAAGGGAAGTTCGATCATTGGCAGCTTCATGCTCATTTCTATCCGCCTCTTCTGCGCTCTGCGACAGTCCGCAAATTTATGGTTGGCTATGAAATGCTTGCGGAAGCGCAGCGGGATCTGACGGCTGAAACAGCTGCAGAACGGCTGCGGTCCTTGTCTGAAGTTCATTATAAAGCGAAGGGGTAGGGGCATGACTGAAGAAAACGAGACTGCGGAAGTTCGAGCCGCGTTTAGGAAGCATTTTCGTATCGTTCCCGAGGTTGTCGCCTATTCGCCAGGAAGGGTGAATTTGCTGGGAGAGCACACCGACTATAACGGTGGTTTCGTCTTGCCGATGGCTTTGCGCGGGCTTGGCGTTTCCATTGCTTTGGGTAAAGGTAATAAACCCGGCTTTATCGAGGCCTTCTCGGATACCTTTTCCGAGACCGAGGTGAGATCCATTAAGGATGAGCGTGAGGGGCGTTGGTCCGATTATCTGTTGGGGGCGCTCAAGGCTGTTGCGGAACAGGACGTTGCGGAGACCGGTCTGAAGGTTGCTCTTGAGACGACGTTGCCGATGGGGGCCGGGCTTTCCAGTTCGGCTGCTCTGGAAGTGGTTTCCATCAAGGCGGCATTGGCGCTTTATGGTCGTCAAATGAGCAATGTCGATGTGGCCGTGAAGGCGCGGGCCGTTGAAAATGATTTCGTCGGTATGCCTTGTGGCATCATGGATCAATTCGCCTCTTCGGTCGGTGATCCGGGCGTTGCCATGTTCCTAAACACCCACACGCTTGATTATGAGCTGGTTAATACCTCGCCAAATTATGCTTTTGTCATCATTGCTTCCGGTGTCAGCCATCAGCTGGTTGAGGGGGGAGAAGATGGTTATGCGACGCGTGTGGCTGAATGTCAGGCTGCCTGCAAGGCGCTTGAGGTTGATATGCTGAGCGAGCTTGGAGTTAATGATCTTGATCGGATCAATGCCATTGCTGAGCCGCTCAATAGAAGAGCCCGGCATGTCGTCAATGACAATCAGCATGTGCTGGATGGCGTGGCCGCATTGCGTGCTCATGATATGGCCAAGTTCGGTGAGCTGATGGTTGCAAGCCACAAGTCCCAACGAGAGGACTATCAGATCACGGTTGCCGAAACGGATGCTCTGGTTGAAGCTGCGCTTGCAAATGGCGCTCTTGGTGCTCGCCAGACCGGTGGTGGCTGGGGCGGTTCCGTCGTTGCCCTGATCGAGAAAGACCGAGCCGAAGCTTTCTGCAAAAGCATTCTTGACCAGTTCCAGAAGGCATCCATTCTTGCTGTGACCTGAGGCTCTTGAACCTGATTTTATTCCTCATTCTGCTTTGATAGGGATGAAATAAAAGTTATAAGCTTGCTATATCGCAAAGCGACAGCGACACCCGGCGATCTCGTCGGGTGTTGCGTTTTTATGAGAATTGTGAATTTTTGTACAATTCAAGATCATTCATCGATATTGATCTGAGGATATGCACTTTGTGCACCTATTCCTTGCTTGCACCACTTGTTGTTACATGAAACTATGATGGACATGGCGCAGATTCACGACAAATTTCTATTCCTACCGGGGCGATCTCTCGATAGCTTTGTTGGCGAAGATTTCGGCAGAATAAAGCCGACCTTTTCCAAGCCTATGGAACTGGCTGATTGCTCTTTGCTGGATATGTTTCATCAGCCTTTGCTTCGGTCAAATCGCTTGCTTGTCTCATCAGAGGGACGGCTCTATTTGTTTGGGCACGAGATGGAGCCGATCAAGCAGAAGGGACCAGCCAATGGCGGCCTTGTCTCTGGCTTGCCGAAAGGGCCTGTACGCCGGGCGCTTGATGACTTGTCGGACTTGCGGGCCTTGATGCCACTTTGCCACATGCGGATTAGCACCACCTTGATGACGCTGGTGGATGACGAGGGCAAGATTTATCTCAAGACCAGTTTCATGGACGTGCACATGCCTGACGGCGATTGCGGGCTTATTGCATTTCTTCGGCCCGTGCGCGGATATGATAGGGCTTTGGCGCTTATGCAAGACAAGCTCACCCAGCTTGGTGCAAGCGAGATGGGGCTGGCAGCATTCTGCCAAAAGATTGATCCGTCCTTTCCCGCACGCGTTGGCAAACCCAAATTCTCGATTGATCCGTCAGAAGTCGCCTCCTGTGTTGCCACCAGAATTATGGCCGCCTATATGCCCGTTATCCGGCTTAACGAAAACGGGATTGTCGAGGATATCGATACCGAGTTTCTGCATGATTACCGCATAGCCCTTCGCAAGATCAGATCGGTGCTGAGTTTGTTCAAGGGTATCTATTCTGATGAGCAGACCAAGGATTTGAAACAGCGCTTTTCATCGCTCATGGCCAAAACGGGACGATTGCGGGATCTGGACGTTTATTTGCTCGAGAAAAAGGCCTTCTTTTCTCTTGTGCCTGAAGCGTTGCACCCTGGGCTTTCCGAAATGTTTGCCGTTTTCTCGCTTGAGCGGGGGGAGGCAATGGAAGCCCTTGCAGATCATCTGGTCAGTGAAGGCTATCAGAAGGAAATGCAGCTTCTATCGGATTCGCTCTCTGCGCCTGATGCGCTGCAAAAAGGCCCCAAGGCCGATGAGAATGCTCATGACTATGCTTGTCGACTGATTTGGAAACGCTATCGCAAGCTGTGCAAAATTGCATCGTCGATTACCAATGACAGTCGCGATTCTGAAGTGCATGCATTGCGCATTCATTGCAAGAAATTGCGCTATCTTCTGGAGTTTTTTGCTCCAGCCTTTCCCGGTAAGGAGATAAAGGGGTTGGTTAAGCCGATGAAGCGGCTGCAGGATAATCTTGGGGCATTTAATGATTGTTCCGTTCAAATCGAAGCGCTTTCAACCTTTCTTGGTGAGCATAAATTCCGTGATAAGGCGACACAGTTGGCCATTGCACAAAGTGTTGGTGCGCTTGTCGCGATCTTGCATCAACGTCAAGAGACGGAACGGCTTCATGTGGTTGAGAATTTCGAGCGTTTCGACAATGAAGAAACGCGGCAGATGTTCCGGGCATTGTTCAAGCCTCATGAGGGGCCTGTGGAGGAAGAAGAATGAAGATTGTCGCCTGCTATTCAAACAAGGGCGGTGTTGGCAAGACCGCGACTTCCGTCAATCTGGCCTATGCTCTGGCTGATAAGGGAAAACGCGTTCTGCTCTGTGATCTCGATCCGCAGGGGGCTTCGAGCTTTTATTTTCGGGTCAAGCCTTCCAAAAAACTGACCGATGAGCGCTTTTTTCGCGATGAAGACCGGTTCGTAAGGGCTATTCGTGGCAGCAATTATGACAATCTGGACATTCTGCCTGCCAATATGAGCTTTCGGAATTTCGATGTGTTTTTATCGCGCATGAAAAATAGCCGCTCGCGCCTGAAAAAAGCGCTGAAGGCTGTCAAGAAAGACTATGATGTCATTCTGCTTGATTGCCCTCCCAACATCTCGACGCTCTCGGAAAGTGTCTTCAAGGCTGCCGACGTCGTGCTGGTGCCTGTTATTCCAACGACGCTGTCGCAGCGTACGTTCGAGCAACTGGTAGACTTTTTTCGTGAAAACAAGATTCCGCTCAAAAAGCTCGCGGCTTTTTTCTCCATGGTCCAGAATGTGAAATCGCTGCATAGCGAGATGATGGACGAGTTGTCGGGCAAATATAAGAGACAGTTTCTGGCCGCTCAGGTGCCTTTCACCTCTGACATTGAGCGGATGGGTGTGCATCGGGCGCCCGTGCTGGCCAGCGCTCCGGCATCGGCTGCGTCAAAGGCCTATCGGGATCTGTTTAAGGACGTGAGTAAGAAGGTGTCTCTGAAATGAGCAAAATGGCTGATTGTACGGAAATTGAACGGAAGTTTCTTATTGAAGCGCTCCCAGAATTGAAAGGGCTCAAATCTTCCGATGTTGCGCAGGGCTATTTGACGACAGCCAAGGATTCGGTTGAGATCAGGCTGCGGAAAAAGGCAAAAAGCGGGAATACCGCCTTCTTCATGACGCTTAAGTCCGATGGAGCGCTTGAGCGGATGGAAATAGAGGTGCCGGTGAGCGAGGAACAGTTTGATAGTTTCTGGCCTGCGACGGTCGGGCGCCGGGTGGAGAAAACGCGTTATGTTGGCGCGTTAAGCGATGAGTTGAAGTTCGAGCTGGATGTATTTCACGGCGACCTTGATGGATTGACGCTGGTTGAGGTCGAGTTTCCCTCTCTTGAAGCTGCGGACCATTTCAACGCTCCAGCCTGGTTTGGCAAAGATGTTACCGCCGATCGGGCTTACAAGAATAAAGCGCTTGCGGTCAATGGGAAACCGGAAATGGCCCGATAGGGACTCTGTAATCATTCCAGTTCATTTCGTTGAGGCTGACTATGATACTTGGTTTGCAGATATAAGACTTTTTTGAATGAAATATTCCTCCTATAGCATACTAATGTTATGGGAACTATTTTTGTAAGCAATGTATCTTTTGCTGTTTTTGTGCTCTCCTTTCTCTTGTCTTTACAGTTTTAAAGACTGCGGAGGAAACAGGAGTATCTGATGAAGACAGCAATAAGCCCGAAAGATGCTGCCGCTCTCATCCCTGAAGATGCAACGTTGCTTATCGGGGGATTCATGGCGGTGGGAACTCCCGAGCGAATGATTGATGCGTTGGTCGAGCGTGGTGTCGGAGCTTTTACGATTGTCGCCAATGACACTGCAATACTTGGATCCGGCATAGGAAAACTGATTTCTGCGGGTTTGGTTGCTAAGGTAATCGCCAGCCATATTGGTCTCAATCCTGAAACTCAGAAAAAGATGATCGACGGAGAAATATCCGTTGAACTGGTGCCTCAGGGCACTTTGGTCGAGCGTATTCGAGCCGGGGGAATGGGGCTCGGTGGCGTCTTGACAAAAACCGGTTTGGGCACGCTGGTTGAAGAGGGCAAAAAAGTGGTTGAGGTTCAGGGGCAGGATTATTTGCTGGAAGAACCAATCGTAGGTGATTTTGCGCTGATCAAGGCCAGGACTGCCGATTACAAGGGCAATCTGGACTATTCCTTTACGGCTCAGAATTTCAACCCCACCATGGCCTTGGCCGCAAGCACGGTGATTGCCGAAGCCGAGGTGATTGTGCCCACCGGAGCTATTCATCCCGATATGGTGAAAACCCCCGGGGTGCTGGTGGATTACATTCTGGAACGGGAGGGGTGATATGAACGCCAAGGAAATTATCGCCCGAAGGGTTGCGAGGGAAGTCAAGGATGGCATGCTGGTGAATCTGGGTATCGGTCTGCCCAGTCTGGTCGCCAACTATCTGCCCGATGATGTGGATGTGATGCTACAGGCAGAAAATGGTGTGGTCGGGCTTGGAGGCAAGCCTGCTCCCGGTTTCGAGAACAAGGACCTGACCGACGCTGGTGCCGGCTTTGTGTCTTCGGTGCCCGGCGCCGCCACGATCGATTCTGCTGTGTCTTTTGGTCTTATTCGCGGTGGACATCTGGACATGACGGTGCTCGGAGGCTTGCAGGTGGATGAGAAAGGCCATCTGGCAAACTGGATGGTTCCGGGGAAAATGGTTCCTGGCATGGGAGGTGCCATGGATCTGGTGGCCGGGGCCAAAAGGGTGATCGTCTCGATGGTGCATACGGCAAAAGGCGAGCCGAAGATCGTGCCCGAATGCACGTTGCCGCTTACCGCCGCACGCATGGTCTCTCTGATCGTCACGGAAATGGCCGTGATCAAGCCAACTGCAGAAGGCTTGGTGCTACGCGAGTTGGGGCCGGACGTCACAATAGATCAAGTGCTGGCAGCCACAACGGCGAGGTTGATCATTCCGGCTGAAGTGCCGCACATGGCTATTTGAGCTATAAGGCAGTTTACAACGAAAAAGCCCCGCCGTTTTGGCTGGCGGGGCTGAGTTTGGTTCCTGCTCGGTTTAACACGGGTGCTATGGACGCTCAACGCACATGGCGACGCCCATCCCGCCGCCAATGCAAAGCGTTGCAAGTCCTTTTTTGGCATTACGACGCTTCATTTCGAACAGAAGTGTGTTGAGGATGCGGCAGCCAGAGGCTCCAATCGGATGGCCGATTGCTATGGCTCCTCCGTTGACGTTGACAATTTCAGGATCCCAGCCCATTTCTTTGGTCACCGCACAGGCCTGAGCGGCGAATGCTTCGTTTCCTTCAATCAGATCAAGGTCATCTACTGTCCAGCCAGCCTTTTCCAAAGCAATGCGGGAGGCATAGATCGGGCCGACACCCATGACCTTGGGGTCAAGGCCTGCCGTCGCATAGGAAACAATGCGGGCCAGAGGCTCGATGCCGCGCTTTTCTGCGTCGTCGGCTGACATGCAAAGGGTAACCGCAGAGCCGTCATTGATGCCGGAGGCGTTGCCTGCTGTCACTGTGCCGTCCTTGGTGAAGGCTGGGCGCAACTTCTGCAGATTTTCGATGGTCGTGCCCGGGCGGATGAATTCGTCTTTGTCAACGATGATCTCGCCTTTGCGGGTCTTTACCGTGAAGGGGACGATTTCGTCGTCAAAGCGACCCGCTTCCTGAGCTGCTGCGGCGTTTGTTTGCGAACGCAAGGCAAGTTCGTCCTGCATTTCTCTGGTGATTTGCCACTGTTCAGCAACGTTTTCTGCTGTCTGGCCCATATGGTAGCCGTTGAATGCGTCCCACAAGCCGTCCCTGATCATGGTATCGATCATTTTCAGATCGCCCATTTTCTGGCCCTGACGAATATAGGCGGTATGAGGGGCCTGGGACATGCTTTCCTGTCCACCGGCAGCCACGATCTTTGCATCGCCGAGCATGATATGCTGGGCGGCGAGGGCTACTGCGCGCAAGCCCGATCCGCAAACCTGATTGATACCCCACGCGGAACTCTCCAGAGGGAAGCCTGCATTGATGTGAGCTTGACGGGCGGGGTTTTGCCCCTGACTGGCGTTCAGCACTTGTCCCATGATGGTTTCAGAAACTTCGCTTGGGTCCACTCCTGCGCGTTCAACAACAGCCTTCAAGGCTGCTGCGCCCAGATCATGGGCTGGAACATTTGCGAAAGACCCTAGAAAACTCCCCACAGCGGTTCGTGCTGCGGACGCGATTACGACATTGGTCATTTTGGAAGCTCCTCCGGCTTAATTCGACTGCTGCGTCCTCAATCTTGCTGCAGTGTTTGTTTGTTCTTGCCAATGAATGGCGATTAAGAACCGCCGAGCGAACATGGCTGCCCGGTCCTCCTCGGGCGTTTGGATCATGTGTCGCTTGGCGCATCGAGCCGGGAGTGTAATGTGGCCCCCAAATTCATGATATTAGGCATTTTGGTATTAGGCCTTGTGTTACTATGCCTTGGTCGATATCGACCAAGGCATAAAAACTCCCTCTTGAAAGGGAGAGTTTTGCACTCACAGAGTGTGCCTGATTGATGATGCATGGATGAGCGAGCACTCATAGGGTGCATCAAAACAAGCTGGATTGAACTGCGGCCTGCAGCTTTATTGGCTGTCGGCGGATTGATGCTCCTCAATCCGGTCTTTTGCTTCCAACTGATCGATGATTTGCAAGAGCTCGATGGGGCTTGAAATCGTAAAGTCGGGTTTTTCAAGATCGTCTGCGGACTCTTTTTCCTGCCGTGGTGACCAATCCAGCCATACGGTGCTGAAGCCAAGTGCATTGGCTCCCCGGATATCTCGCGAGAGATTGTCTCCGAGCATGATCACTTGGCTGGTGTCTTCGGGCCTTAGGCCCAGTTGCATCAACGCTTCAATAAAAATGCGAGGGCTCGGCTTGGTTATGCCGCAGTTTTCCGAAATGGAAATCGCGTGGAAGTAATCCCAGAAACCATTTTTCTTCAGAACGTTATGGAAGCTCTCCTCAAGGCCATCCGCGACCAGTGCCAACAGATAGCCTCTTTCCTTGAGGGCGTCCAACAGCTGCCGGCTGGATTCAATTGATTTGGCCGAGAGCACCAGTCCATCCCGATATTCGCTATAGATGCGGGTGCCTTCATCAATCAAGGTGTCGCCGCTATCGAGGAATACTGCTTTGATGCCCTTTTTATTCTTGCGCAGTCTTTCTGTCCTGTCCCTGATGAAGCGAGGGATGAGTATTTCAAGCTCGTTCCATGTTAGAAAAGGAACCTTGGAAAGGTCAAAGCTTTTCTCAAAACTGTAGCTGGGTGTGAAGCGCATTTGCTTGAGATAATCGCAGGCCAGAAAGTGATCATAAGGGGACAGAAAGCTCATGTGATCTTTGAATTCGGCAGGGATCTGGAAGCCGTCTATGGTTTCACTCTGGCTGCATGCGGCGTCCAGAAACTCACGCTTTGCAAGTATGTCTGCAGAGGCTGGGGCCAGCGCGTGCTTACCCGGTTCGCAGAAGAGGCGGATCTGGCGATCCTGCCAGTTGGACTGGCTGATGTCGATCATCTCACCATGAGCGCTGGCCGTGATATGAATAGGCACGTTATTTTCGTTCAAATAAATCCAGACATGATCCAGTTCATAGAGATGTTGGATATCCCCGTTCCACCAGATGGCATATTCCAAAACACTTGAGGTGCGGTTCGGCGCCTTTGTGAAAGGATTCATATGGCGAAAGCTTGGGGATGGCTCGCCACGTTTCAAATGCGATATGCCCACCACGTGTGGTTCAAATGGCTCCAGTTTGTCACATAGAAGGATCGGGGCCAGCTGCCTTGCCAACAGCGCAGTGGCAGCATCAATTCTCTGAGGCTGTTGAGTTGGTGCAAACGTCGTTTCGCTTTTTTCCATGCTGTCCTGGCTGTTCATCTCAATCTGTTCCACTTTCTGGTTTCTCTCGAAACATGAGCCATGGGAAACCGAAGTTAGCTATTCATCAGTTCCTTTGGGGGAGGGCTTTGATTTGATTGCGGTGCGCGGTAATTGTGCGTAATCTTTTGTTATAAAAGCCTTCCTCAAGCTCACGCTCGCCATATTAAACGCTCCTGTCTGAATTATGAAAAGTGCATTGGAGCGAATTGTTACAATTATTTTTATTTTGCTGTTGTTTGTCCAAAATTTCTGTGACGTTTCGTGCGTTTGTCGGTTCAATGTGGTCATTAGGGCGCAGCAAATATTGTAGGCTGCAATTTCTTTTGGTTGTACTGTTTGGCTTAGATGGTCTGCCGTGAAGTTTTAAGGATACTGGGGGGAGATAATATGGGTGAGAAATTACAGGTTTTTGATGCAGATGACCTAAAGGCATTTGCGCAGACTCTGCTGGAAACTGCGGGGCTTTCGTCAGATTTTAGCGGTACGGTTGCTGCGGTGTTGGTTGAGGGGGACCTGCTGGGGCACGATACGCACGGTCTTGCATTGCTGCCTGCATATCTGGCGTCGATCGAGGCGGGGGGTATGGCTCTTGAGGGGAATATCGAAATTCTGAATGAGCGGCCTGCTGTTGCTCTGTGGGATGGCAAAGGCCTGCCGGGGCCGTGGCTTGTCACCCGGGGCTTTCAATGTGCTGTTGAAAAAGCCGCTATTTATGGAACCTATACACTGTCGATCCGCAACAGCCATCATACGGCAGGACTGGTTTCCTATCTCAAGCCCGTGGTCGATAAGGGCTTCATGGCCATCATGAGCGTGTCGGACCCGACGGAGGGATGTGTGGCACCCTTTGGCGGCTGTGAGCCGGTGCTTTCGACCAATCCGTTTGCGGTTGGCTATCCTGCTGAAGGGGGAGCCGTATTGCTCGATATGAGCACGGGGCAAACCACCAATGGCATGGTAAAACGGCTTTATACTGAAAAGCGGATGTTTGCTCATGATTGGTTGATAACCCCAACGGGTGAGCCCAGTCGTGATCCATCAATCCGTTTTAATGATCCTGCGGGGGCGATCATGCCTTTGGGGGGCTTTGCCTCAGGACACAAGGGCACCGGGCTAGGCATGATGGTTGAAGCGCTCAGCCATGGACTATCGGGCTTTGGTCGCCATACGGCCCCTCAAGGCTGGGTCAACAATGTCTTTCTTCAGGTGATCGATCCTTCTGCGTTTGGTGGGCGTGAGACTTTTATGCAGGAGGCGGGATTTTTGTGTGATGCCATCCGCAACAGCAGATCTGCACAAAGCGATGGTGCGGCGCCGCGCGTTGCCGGTCAGCGCGCTCAACAAATAAGAGAAGAGCGACTTGCCAACGGTGTTCCGCTTTCGGCCAGTGTGTTGTCCGGTCTTGATCAATGGGCCGTAAAGCTCGGGTTGTCTTTGCCTTCTCCAAAATGATCTGCGATGGCGTGGCTTTTAACAAATGGCTCAAGATGGGAGGGTAATCACATGGGGCGGATCCTGTTAACCGGAGCGGCAGGGATGATCGGTACGGTGTTGGCAGATAAAATGCCCAAGGAGGGCGAAATCTGGCGCTTGACGGACCTGCATTCTCTTGCCCCTCGCAGTGAAAACGGGGTTGAGGTCATGCAGGGTGATTTGACAGATCCGGGATTTGCAAAAGAGCTTTGTTCCGGCGTTGAAGCGATCATCCATATGGCCGGAGAGCCGCGGGAGAGACGCTGGCCAGAGCTTGTCGAGCCCAATGTCACCTGTACTTTCAATCTTTGGCAAGCGGCCGCAGAGCAAGGGGTGGAGCGCATTATCTATGGTAGCTCAAACCATGTATTGGGCATGTATCCGGTTTCACAAAAGCTTGGGCTCGATGCGCCCTACCGGCCAGACTCTCGGTATGGTGTCACCAAGATGTTTGGCGAAGCGGTGGCGCGGCTTTATGCCGACAAGAATAATCTTAAAGCATTCATTATTCGCATTGGCTCATTTCTTGATCGGCCGACAACGCGACGGCATATGAGAATGTGGATTTCTCATCGCGATATGTGCACTCTGGTGCGCCTGGGGCTTACTGCTGACTATCATTGTGAAACCGTGTTTGGTATTTCAAACAATACAAATGCCAATTACGACAATAGCCGGGCATATGAGCTGGGCTATCGTCCTCAGGACAATGGACAGGACTATGCCGGAGATATTCCGGATGATGATCTCGATCCAGATAGTCCAATCGTGACCTTGCAGGGCGGGTTTTCGTGTGGAAGAGATTTTTCCGGCGATCTCTCCCTTTTGCTCGGAGCGCCCCCTTTGGAGAAGCAATGAAAAGAAGAATTATAACTTGCCAATCCGGAGCGTTGGATATCTCCCTTCTGGAAATCAATACAGAGCAGTGGTCTGTTGAAGAACTCTGTTGCTTGCCTTTTGAGGGCGTCTTGGGAACATCTGCCGCGATGCCTGCCGTTCGGGGTGGTGATATGGTTTATGTGGCTTTTCGCGGCGAAAAGCCTTCGCTTCTAAGCTTCAGGCTTGATGAGAACAGACGCCGCATAGAGCAAGTGGGACATTTGGAAATTCCAGAAAGCTGCCCTTATCTCTCGATGAGCGAAAATGGAAAATTCCTGCTGGCAGCTGGCGGAAGCAGTGCGCTTTCGGTTTGCATTGGCGCTGATGGTGCTCTTGGCGCTGTCGTCTCGCGTGCCCCGCTGGGGGATCTGGCGCACTGTGTCCGCCAAAGCAACGGCAAGGTTTTTGGCACCGCCTGTCGGGACGATCTGTTGCGGCAATATAGTCTTGATGACGTGGACGGGACGCTGAAAGAATTGGCGCGCGTTTCCTTTCCAAAAGGCAGCGGTCCGCGCCATATCGTGCCATCTCAGGATGGATGCCTTCTCTATATCATCACCGAAAATGCAGGAAGCATCTCTACGGTTTCTGTTGATGGCAAGGATGGTCCTGTTTTGCAAAGCGATGTCACCTTGATCGATGACGCGAGCAAGATGTGGGCCGGAGATCTCGTCATGAGCCATGATGCTCATTTCCTGTTTGCTTCCGAACGGGCATCAGACCAGCTGG
This window of the uncultured Cohaesibacter sp. genome carries:
- a CDS encoding beta-propeller fold lactonase family protein, with product MKRRIITCQSGALDISLLEINTEQWSVEELCCLPFEGVLGTSAAMPAVRGGDMVYVAFRGEKPSLLSFRLDENRRRIEQVGHLEIPESCPYLSMSENGKFLLAAGGSSALSVCIGADGALGAVVSRAPLGDLAHCVRQSNGKVFGTACRDDLLRQYSLDDVDGTLKELARVSFPKGSGPRHIVPSQDGCLLYIITENAGSISTVSVDGKDGPVLQSDVTLIDDASKMWAGDLVMSHDAHFLFASERASDQLVAIEIDEEAGLLKPVYRVQSPDHVRSLFVAPDDGFLVAMGNFGNQGRVYSIECDGRLIPKTDFLAGDGPSWVLGGD